Within Zootoca vivipara chromosome 10, rZooViv1.1, whole genome shotgun sequence, the genomic segment ttttgctttccccagtcgaCAGCCTGCCATCCAGAGATCTCCTCTTGGTTGCAATTGGAGCTGTGCCAGTCGCAAGATGCAACTGGCGCCTGGCCAGTTTTGAACACTGGGAGGGAGATATCCTGGGCCAAGGCCACTTAGGGCTTTTAAGATTTATCACCTGCACTTTTGACTTGTGCATGGAAGCCAGTTGGCTGCCAGTCGGGCTGCTTGCAAGATCCGTGTGACGCGACCCCCTGACCTTCCTTGTGCCTTCTCTCGCCTCCTTTCCAGCGGCCCCATGAGGACGTACATCCTTGCCCACGAGGAAGCCATCCCGCTCTGGAGGTCTCTGATGGGACCCACCAAAGTTTTCCGCGCCCAGCACACAGACCCAGGGTCCATCCGTGGGTCGTTCGGCCTCACGGACACTCGGAACACCGTGCACGGCTCAGGTGAGTCCAGGAGGGGCGGGAaatgggggagaaggagaaatttGCAAAGGAGCCCCAAAGTCTGGGCCCAGCAAAGAGGGCTAAGAAATGTCGTAGCCAAGGGAGCAGGATTGTACCAAGGGATCCTTTGGAATCCAccccattgcagggggtgggactagatgaccgtcgGGGGTCCCTTCTAGCattacaattctaggattctgagaAAGGCAGCTGGGACGTGGAAGTTCAAAGCTGGAACAATGATAAATCCTGACACTGTTGGGTTTGGGTTGggggcgtgctctggtccatggggtcacgaagagtcggacacgactaaacgactaaacaacaacaacaacagaagtgaGTTTATGGGGTTTTTCAGTGAATAAACAATATCTTGCATGGAGGAAGACTTAGCGAAGTCTGATAGGTgatatgataaaaggtaaagggaccactgaccattaggtccagtcgtgacagactctggggttgcgacgctcatctcgcattattggccgagggagccggcatacagcttccaggtcatgtggccagcatgacaaagccgcttctggcagaccagagcagcacatggaaacgccgtttaccttcccgctgtagcggttcctatttatctacttgtactggcatgctttcaaactgctaggttggcaggagctgggaccaagcaatgggagctcaccccgtcacagggattcgaaccgccgaccttctgatcagcaagccctagactctgtggtttaacccacagcaccacctgggtcccaggtgatatgatagccatcttcaaatgtctgaaAGGCtaccccatggaagatggagcaagcttgttttctgctgttccagatgGTATGACCTTCTCTGGGTTAAACATCCACAACTCCCTCACCCATTCCTCACAAGatttgatttccagacccttgatcctcttggtcaccctcctctgcccaccttccagtttgtcaatatccttcttaaattgtggtgcccagaactggacacaggactctagGTGGggtctgatgatgatgatttatttatagcctgccttttcCCCCGACGGGGAAGGTAGCTTACAGGTAAAGACAAAAACcgctaaaaacatttaaaatatcattaaaagcaattaaatgtTGATAGAATCAAAACTCTAatcatatataaaatctgtttgaaacgtacaaataattacaattattaCAACCAACCCTTTtgttaaaagcagtcagttcccccaagtctgttggaacaagaaggtcttTACCTGCTGACTATAGGACATCAAGGAGTGAGCCAGTccagcttctccagggagggaattccaaagtttgggagccaccactgagaaggccctctcccgctCTGATGGCTGCTCCCTGAACTTCCCTGATCGAGGCCGAATATTGTTATGATTGGCATCCTCTGTCTGTTTTGAGGGCAGAGCgatactattacagtggtaccttggttctcaaatgccttggtactcaatcaacttggaacccaaacactgaaaactcggaagtaagtgttccggtttgcaaactatttccagaagctgaacatgctccgttttgagtgccatgcTTCCGTTTTGAGAGTTACGCTGAGCTCcgtctgtttttgttattttgggggttttttgtgtgtctttttgtttttgtgactgtgtggaacccagttcagctcctgattgattgtgtgactgcagtacattgtttattgctttcattttatggatctatggtcttgttagatcgtaaaattcatgttaaattgctgttttaggggtcgttttaaaaagtctggaagggattaatcggttttgcatgactttctatgggaaggcgtgtcttggttttggaacgctttggctttggaatggacttccggaatggattaagtttgagaaccaagtttgAGAACCACAGATCCCTTGGTCTGGCCACTGCACTTCTGCGGATTCAGCCTAGAACTGAATTAGCGCTTTATTTTTGTTACTGCAGTTATGAAAGTGCAAAGCTATGCAGGACACTGAAAGTGATTTCTAACACCTTGAAATcgacctgcttggcagggggttggactggatggcccttgtggtctcttccaattctatgattctatgacctgggaTTTTTATCGGCTGCCGGGTGCAGCCAGCTGATTTCGAACTCCACTCTAAAGATCAACCTGGCCCCGCACTCGctcacattttccccctcccttgcagaTTCAGCAGCATCAGCCAGCCGAGAAATCGCCTTCTTCTTCCCAGATTTCAACGAGGAGCGGTGGTACCAGCAGGAAGAGCCTCAGCTGTGGGAGAGGGAGGTTGGCCGTGACACCAAGGCGGTCCCTCACCACGTGCCCAGAGATGGCTGGGCAGAGGCAGACTGAAGGACACTTTACACGGGAGACACTGCCAGAACGGATGCAGGGATCCTGCTTTGGAGACAGGGGGGGgggcctcctctctcttccccaaaATCAGCACTAAACATGTCGCAGCTTACTCAGGGATGGCTGCTGAGGTGTGTACATCTCCCCCCTGGATAAGAGCAGCATCTGCCAGGCTGTGCCACACAGCCAATTTATCGCTTGCCCAGTCTGGGTTAAAGGGTGCCCATTTAGGGCTCCAGCAGAAGCACTAAATTTCTAATTGACTTAAGCATGCCTTTTCTCTTGGTTGCAACTGCCATTTCCACAGGTCTGTGCCTAACTATGTGCCCATGTGCCATCTTCACTGTGACCCACAAATTCCCAGGAATGTTTACTGggcgggggaggggtggggtgcgTCGTCAGAGTTTAATTGCCAAAGGGAGAGGGGTCTTGATTCATGGTTGTCCAAAAGACACGATTCCTAATAGTAATAATCTCACCTTTTGATCCAAAACGTGCGTCGGCTTCCTGTGGTTTCTGGGTCAAGATAAAGACAGGtcctctgcacatgcgcagacgcactCTTTCCTTTATGTTTTCCATGGTAGAGAACCAACTCTGGAAACAAACTCGGGAGCTGAATCTCAGGCAGTCTTGCTGTTGTCAGGGGTGAAACTGGGGCACCGCTATTCCACGATGCTTAGAAATTCCTGCTGGCAACCAGGTTAAGTGGAAGCGGCTTGGGCACAAATGCAGAGATAAAAGCATAAGAAGATCCTGTTGGgtcagtatccctgaaggagcgtctccacccctgccgttcagcccggacactgaggtccacctccgagggccttctggcggttcccttcctgcgagaagcgaagttacagggaaccaggcagagggccttctcggtagtggcaccctccctgtggaacgccctcccgtcaaatgtcaaggaaataaacaactatctgacttctagaagacatctgaaggcggccctgtttagggaagtttttaatgtttgatcatttattgctattattattattattattattttgggagctacccaaagtggctggggaaacccagccagatggacagggtataaagaataaaataataataattattatttttatttatttatttatttataccccacccatatggccaggttcccccagccactctgcgcaacttccaacaatatattaaaatacagaaatccatcaaacattaaaagcttcctactaaaagtagtagtagtagtattacccATCTAGGGCAGTATTCTGTTCTCGCAGGGGCTTAACAGATGCCTGtcagaagcctacaagcaggatccggccacaagagccctctcccctcctgaggtttccggGATTCAGAAGCATAATTCCCCAACTGTGGCTAGTAACTGCTGATAAAACTTTTCCTCTATGAAgttgtctcatcctctttcaaagcGGACCAAGTGGGTGGCCTCTGCTACGTCTTGTAGGAAGTGAATCCCTGAGTGCTTCGATTAAGTACCTTTCAGTTTATAAAAATTATGGATGAATTAAGGAGAAAACGAATGGAGAAAAAAGtcgttctccctctctcctaacccCAGAACTCctggacacccaatgaagctgaatgttggaagattcaggagaggtaAAAGCAGCGCATagtcaaactgtggaactcacagctgcaggagaaggcgatggccaccaatttggatggctttaaaagagaattagacaaattcagggagaagcaggagagggctatcgatgggtAATAGCCACAACGGCTctgggaggcagccatgcttctgaataccagatgctggaaaccgcaggaggggagacttgttcttgcgctcggatcctgcttgcaggtttcctatgttaggcatccggttggcccctgtgagaacaggatgctggacaagatgggcccctggcctgatccagcatgctcttctgTTCTTAATGAAAGGCACTGACATGTAAGGTGGGCCCAGAAAGATTCGGAATCAAATAACTTCCTGATCTTAACTGCTTGGGGCTGCAAAAACCGTTGGGTTTTTTTCAAACACTTGGCCATTATGGTTCCGCAATACAACCGTTCTGCTTAGCCCAAGGCGGCTGAGAAAGGCAGCCTGGATGAATTGGAATGGCATCTGCCAGAAGCTGATGGAGATATTGGGGGGCATGTCGGAAATCTGGAAGTTCCAGGGTGAAAAGTAACAATAAAGAGCAAAGGACATTTCATCACTTAAAACAAGGGTGCACAACTCAATTATGTCAGCATTGATGTGGGTCGCAAGGGGGTTTCATAATGAACGCACTCGGCAGTCTCCTGAGCGCCCCGCTGCGATTTCTGTTCCACGGGGAGTGAACTGAAAGACAGACGGGAGCAATAATGTAACTTCACACAGTTGCAAGATGAAAATGATGAAAT encodes:
- the LOC118091325 gene encoding nucleoside diphosphate kinase 6, which codes for MRAVLRAPRRVLQLTLAIIKPDAVAHPLFLEAVHQTILDNRLLIVRSKDLTWSKQESQTFYQEHSGRFFYQRLVEFMASGPMRTYILAHEEAIPLWRSLMGPTKVFRAQHTDPGSIRGSFGLTDTRNTVHGSDSAASASREIAFFFPDFNEERWYQQEEPQLWEREVGRDTKAVPHHVPRDGWAEAD